Proteins encoded by one window of Armatimonadota bacterium:
- a CDS encoding bifunctional oligoribonuclease/PAP phosphatase NrnA: METVRKRIARALESARRVLLVAHERPDADALGSALALALALERLGKEVVVGSQDGVPQLYRFLPTWERVTVIPPQDRFDVSVGIECSDLARAGSFAAPLGAARVVVNLDHHLDNSGYGDLVWVEPEASAVAELVAELIRELQVPLEGPIATCLMAGLLTDTGSFRYASVRPESFLLAAELVRGGARPHEIYERVYESRSPASMRLLGWSLVRMRLALGGGLVWTVVDEAMLQEAGASWEDTENIVSHLRGMAGVRVAVLFRVDAGEVRVSLRSRGGVRVNELAARFGGGGHAQAAGFTSTDPPEKVIRETLHAAGELLGAAPASGMHGSFLGCGPWMDF, encoded by the coding sequence ATGGAGACGGTGCGGAAGCGGATCGCGCGGGCACTTGAGTCGGCCCGGCGCGTCCTCCTCGTAGCCCACGAGCGGCCGGACGCGGACGCCCTGGGAAGCGCCCTGGCCCTGGCGTTGGCCCTGGAGCGGTTGGGCAAGGAGGTGGTGGTGGGCAGTCAGGACGGGGTTCCGCAGCTGTACCGGTTCCTTCCCACCTGGGAACGGGTAACCGTTATCCCTCCCCAGGATCGCTTCGATGTGTCCGTGGGGATAGAGTGCAGCGACCTCGCCCGGGCCGGGAGCTTCGCGGCTCCCCTCGGTGCGGCCCGGGTGGTGGTCAACCTGGACCACCACCTCGACAACAGCGGCTACGGGGATCTCGTGTGGGTGGAGCCGGAGGCGAGTGCGGTAGCGGAGCTCGTGGCGGAGCTCATCCGGGAGCTTCAGGTGCCTTTGGAAGGACCCATCGCGACCTGCCTGATGGCGGGACTCCTCACGGATACGGGATCCTTCCGGTACGCCTCCGTACGGCCCGAGAGCTTCCTGCTGGCCGCGGAGCTGGTGCGGGGCGGCGCCCGGCCCCATGAGATCTACGAGCGGGTTTACGAATCCCGCTCCCCCGCCAGCATGCGGCTGCTCGGCTGGAGCCTCGTGCGCATGCGGCTCGCGCTGGGGGGGGGCCTGGTGTGGACCGTGGTGGACGAGGCGATGTTGCAGGAAGCGGGAGCGAGCTGGGAGGACACGGAGAACATCGTCTCCCACCTGCGGGGCATGGCGGGCGTCCGCGTGGCGGTGCTGTTCCGGGTGGATGCGGGGGAGGTCCGGGTGAGCCTGCGTTCCCGGGGCGGGGTGCGGGTGAACGAGCTGGCGGCCCGGTTCGGAGGCGGGGGGCACGCGCAGGCCGCGGGGTTCACCTCCACCGATCCCCCGGAGAAGGTGATCCGGGAAACCCTCCACGCGGCGGGAGAGCTGCTCGGTGCGGCTCCCGCGTCCGGAATGCATGGGTCCTTCTTAGGGTGCGGGCCATGGATGGACTTCTGA
- the rbfA gene encoding 30S ribosome-binding factor RbfA, whose translation MASPQRVEKLRELIREEVSEIIHRVLKDPRIGFTSVTDVELSSDLRHAKIFVSVLGSEEDRRRTMEALQNAVGFVRTELGRRIRIYRTPEIQFRLDTSIERGTRVMELLRSLSAPEEPGRAEEDGDGAEADRAGT comes from the coding sequence ATGGCGTCCCCGCAGCGCGTGGAAAAGCTCCGGGAGCTCATTCGGGAGGAAGTGAGCGAGATCATCCACCGGGTCCTGAAGGATCCCCGCATCGGGTTCACCTCCGTGACGGATGTGGAGCTCAGCAGCGACCTCCGTCACGCGAAGATCTTCGTGAGCGTCCTGGGAAGCGAGGAGGACCGGCGCCGGACCATGGAGGCCCTGCAGAACGCGGTGGGATTCGTACGCACGGAGCTGGGCCGGCGCATCCGGATCTACCGGACGCCGGAGATCCAGTTCCGGCTGGACACCAGCATCGAACGGGGCACCCGGGTCATGGAACTGCTCCGATCCCTCTCCGCTCCCGAGGAGCCCGGGAGGGCCGAGGAAGATGGAGACGGTGCGGAAGCGGATCGCGCGGGCACTTGA
- a CDS encoding DUF503 domain-containing protein: protein MVVGTLRVALSLPGPRSLKDKRRIVHSLLRRLHNEFAVAAAEVDDQDLRGRATLGIAVVTNDGQHADQVLARVLRYIERQPEAVVVDYDVEIR, encoded by the coding sequence ATGGTGGTGGGGACGCTGCGCGTTGCGCTCAGCTTGCCGGGGCCTCGGAGCCTGAAGGACAAGCGACGGATCGTGCACAGCCTCCTCCGGCGCCTGCACAACGAGTTCGCGGTGGCGGCGGCGGAGGTGGACGACCAGGACCTGCGGGGCCGCGCCACCCTGGGCATCGCGGTGGTCACCAACGACGGACAGCACGCGGATCAGGTGCTCGCCCGGGTCCTGCGCTACATCGAGCGGCAGCCGGAAGCCGTGGTCGTGGACTACGACGTGGAGATCCGGTAA
- the infB gene encoding translation initiation factor IF-2, translating into MRLYEVVKATGLPLREAVEKLAELGFEVKPNPQAAIPEEALAKLREAFPQLGAAPKDGPQKRVAKKPAPVPPEPAGPKRRIIKRAEEIEREREEQRILAEQAARAAEEARLAEEAARRAAEEAARAAEQAPLEPTSVPPVIVEPRPAPPPEEPKPVPLPERHAEPAVTISPEVLRRVTQPRPEAKRVPPPPPPPLRQPPKPSKRPAPPPPPPPRPHVTSPPTMAEPSPPEVPVLAKEIRLEGPITVGELAQRMGAPASEVVKRLLTMGILAGINQQLPPTTARAVAQSFGVAVVEERRDLRPALQAAKRLQVEAQGEPRPPVVTVMGHVDHGKTTLLDAIRKTNVAAGEYGGITQHIGAYQVSVDGRRITFIDTPGHEAFTTLRARGAQVTDIAVLVVAADDGVMPQTIEALNHARAAGVPILVAINKMDLPGANPDRVKQQLAEQGLVPEEWGGDTIMVPVSARTGQGIQDLLEMILLVAELNDLRADPRKPARGTILEAKLDRGRGPVATVIVQEGTLRVGDPVVAGETYGKVRAMMDDRGNRLQEAGPSTPVEVVGLEEVPTAGDILEVVPDERTAKAIAEERREQRREQERVQIRRGGVEEAAGMVRELRLVVKADVQGSLEAITAALERLSTEEVRVHILHAAVGAVTESDVMLASASDAVVLGFNVRPDGGVRRLAEQEGVEIRLYRLIYEAADDVRQLLAGLRAPVVSEVVLGRAEVRQIFPISRVGTVAGCYVREGKVVRGAQARLVRDGVVVYQGRIASLRRFKEDVREVAAGFECGVLLENFNDVKEGDIIETFEVREERPTS; encoded by the coding sequence ATGCGCCTGTACGAGGTTGTGAAGGCGACGGGATTGCCGCTCCGGGAGGCCGTGGAGAAGCTGGCGGAGCTGGGATTTGAGGTCAAGCCCAATCCCCAGGCCGCGATCCCGGAGGAGGCCTTGGCGAAGCTGCGGGAAGCGTTTCCGCAGCTGGGTGCGGCGCCGAAGGACGGACCCCAGAAGCGTGTGGCGAAGAAACCCGCCCCCGTACCTCCTGAGCCCGCGGGACCCAAGCGCCGCATCATCAAGCGGGCGGAGGAGATCGAACGGGAACGGGAGGAGCAGCGCATCCTGGCGGAGCAGGCAGCCCGGGCTGCGGAGGAAGCGCGGCTCGCGGAAGAGGCGGCCCGTCGGGCCGCGGAGGAGGCCGCCCGGGCTGCAGAGCAGGCCCCGCTGGAGCCTACCTCCGTCCCCCCCGTGATCGTGGAGCCCCGTCCCGCTCCGCCTCCGGAGGAACCGAAGCCGGTCCCTCTCCCCGAGCGGCATGCGGAACCCGCGGTCACCATCTCCCCAGAGGTACTCCGGAGGGTGACGCAGCCAAGGCCCGAGGCCAAGCGGGTGCCGCCTCCCCCTCCGCCGCCCCTGCGCCAACCCCCCAAGCCCTCTAAGCGTCCCGCTCCCCCTCCCCCACCCCCGCCCCGACCACATGTGACCTCTCCTCCGACGATGGCGGAGCCTAGCCCCCCGGAGGTCCCGGTCCTGGCCAAGGAGATCCGTCTGGAGGGACCCATCACGGTGGGGGAGCTGGCTCAGCGGATGGGCGCTCCCGCTTCCGAGGTGGTGAAGCGGCTGCTCACCATGGGAATCCTAGCGGGCATCAATCAGCAACTCCCCCCTACGACCGCCCGGGCGGTGGCCCAATCCTTCGGAGTGGCGGTGGTGGAGGAGAGACGGGACCTGCGGCCTGCCCTGCAGGCCGCCAAGCGGCTCCAGGTAGAGGCTCAGGGGGAGCCTCGACCCCCGGTGGTGACGGTGATGGGGCACGTGGACCATGGCAAGACCACCTTGCTCGATGCCATCCGCAAGACCAATGTGGCGGCTGGAGAGTATGGAGGGATCACGCAGCACATCGGAGCCTACCAGGTCTCCGTGGATGGCCGCAGGATCACCTTCATCGACACCCCGGGGCACGAGGCCTTCACCACCCTGCGGGCCCGGGGCGCCCAGGTCACGGACATCGCGGTCCTGGTGGTGGCCGCGGACGACGGGGTCATGCCTCAGACCATAGAGGCCCTCAACCATGCGCGGGCGGCCGGGGTCCCCATCCTCGTGGCCATCAACAAAATGGACCTGCCCGGTGCGAACCCGGACCGGGTCAAGCAGCAGCTCGCGGAGCAGGGACTCGTACCGGAGGAGTGGGGTGGGGACACCATCATGGTTCCCGTCTCCGCGCGGACCGGTCAGGGGATCCAGGACCTTCTGGAGATGATCCTCCTGGTGGCAGAGCTCAACGACCTGCGGGCGGATCCCCGCAAACCCGCGCGGGGAACCATCCTGGAGGCCAAACTGGATCGGGGCAGAGGCCCTGTGGCCACCGTCATCGTGCAGGAGGGCACCCTGCGGGTGGGGGATCCAGTGGTGGCCGGAGAGACTTACGGGAAGGTGCGGGCCATGATGGACGACCGGGGCAACCGCCTGCAGGAGGCCGGCCCCTCCACCCCGGTAGAGGTGGTGGGTCTGGAGGAGGTGCCCACCGCGGGGGACATCCTGGAGGTGGTGCCGGACGAGCGGACGGCGAAGGCCATCGCGGAGGAACGGAGGGAGCAGCGCCGGGAGCAGGAGCGGGTGCAGATCCGACGCGGAGGCGTGGAGGAGGCCGCGGGGATGGTCCGCGAGCTCAGGCTCGTGGTGAAGGCGGACGTCCAGGGATCCCTGGAGGCCATCACCGCGGCCCTGGAGCGGCTGAGCACGGAGGAGGTGCGGGTCCACATCCTGCACGCGGCCGTGGGGGCCGTGACGGAGAGCGACGTGATGTTGGCCTCCGCAAGCGACGCGGTGGTCCTCGGGTTCAACGTGCGACCGGATGGGGGGGTCCGCCGCCTAGCGGAGCAGGAAGGGGTGGAGATCCGCCTGTACCGCCTCATCTACGAGGCGGCGGACGATGTCCGTCAGCTCCTGGCGGGGCTGCGGGCCCCGGTGGTGAGCGAGGTGGTGCTGGGGCGGGCGGAGGTCCGGCAGATCTTTCCCATCTCCCGGGTGGGGACCGTGGCTGGTTGCTATGTGCGGGAGGGGAAGGTGGTACGGGGCGCGCAGGCGCGGCTTGTGCGGGACGGTGTCGTGGTCTACCAAGGGCGTATCGCCTCCCTGCGGCGGTTCAAGGAGGACGTGCGGGAGGTGGCCGCGGGGTTCGAGTGCGGTGTGCTTCTGGAGAACTTCAACGATGTCAAGGAAGGGGACATCATCGAGACCTTCGAGGTGCGCGAGGAGCGCCCGACGTCGTGA
- a CDS encoding YlxR family protein: protein MRQRKVPIRMCVGCGQMRPKMEMIRVVRTPAGEVVVDTSRSRKLSGRGAYVDPNWECLASARKGKKLERALEVPVPEEVYGQLEAMIRPSVRTTAETAGKTEGK, encoded by the coding sequence ATGCGGCAGCGAAAGGTCCCCATCCGCATGTGCGTAGGCTGCGGGCAGATGCGTCCCAAGATGGAGATGATCCGCGTGGTTCGGACTCCCGCGGGGGAGGTGGTGGTGGACACCTCTCGCAGCCGCAAGCTCTCAGGTCGGGGGGCCTACGTGGATCCCAACTGGGAGTGCTTGGCCTCCGCCCGTAAGGGGAAGAAGCTCGAGCGAGCCCTGGAGGTACCGGTTCCGGAGGAGGTCTACGGGCAGCTGGAGGCCATGATCCGGCCGTCCGTGCGAACGACGGCGGAGACCGCGGGGAAAACGGAGGGGAAGTGA
- the nusA gene encoding transcription termination factor NusA, translating into MNGELIRALDLLEEERGISKEVLIEAVQNALVSAYKKHFGGTGQNVRVELDPRTGEVRVYSTKTVVERVEDPTTQISLDEMRREDPTAQVGDLVEEEITPRDFGRIAAQTAKQVIVQRIREAERELVQKEFEKREKEVVTGIVQRIEKRNVYVDLGRVEAVLPPTEQIPRETYRQGERIKVYVTEVRTTTRGPQIFVSRAHPGLVRKLFEQEVPELREGIVVIENIAREPGSRTKIAVYSRDRNVDPVGACVGPKGSRVQAVVDELRGEKIDIVPWSPDPSQFVAAALQPAKVSRVEIDEETRTATVIVPDNQLSLAIGREGQNARLAAKLTGWRIDIKSETQVREAEARKLFRDLTPEELAESTEVQEGA; encoded by the coding sequence ATGAATGGAGAGCTGATCCGTGCGCTGGACCTCCTGGAGGAGGAGCGGGGGATCTCCAAGGAGGTGCTCATCGAGGCGGTGCAGAACGCCCTGGTCTCTGCCTACAAGAAGCACTTTGGGGGCACGGGCCAGAACGTCCGGGTGGAGCTCGACCCGAGGACGGGGGAAGTGCGGGTGTATAGCACCAAGACCGTGGTGGAACGGGTGGAGGATCCCACCACGCAGATCTCCCTGGACGAGATGCGTCGGGAGGATCCTACCGCACAGGTGGGGGATCTCGTGGAGGAGGAGATCACGCCCCGGGATTTCGGCCGCATCGCGGCCCAGACCGCCAAACAGGTCATCGTCCAGCGGATCCGGGAAGCGGAGCGGGAGCTGGTGCAGAAGGAGTTCGAGAAGCGCGAGAAGGAAGTGGTCACGGGAATTGTCCAGCGGATCGAGAAGCGGAACGTGTATGTGGACCTGGGGCGTGTGGAGGCCGTGCTCCCGCCCACGGAGCAGATCCCCCGGGAGACCTATCGTCAGGGGGAGCGGATCAAGGTGTACGTGACGGAGGTGCGCACCACCACCCGGGGTCCCCAGATCTTCGTCTCCCGGGCGCACCCGGGGCTTGTGCGCAAGCTCTTCGAGCAGGAGGTGCCGGAGCTGCGGGAGGGGATCGTGGTCATTGAGAACATCGCCCGGGAACCCGGCTCCCGCACCAAGATCGCGGTGTACTCCCGGGACCGCAACGTGGATCCCGTGGGCGCCTGCGTGGGGCCCAAGGGGAGCCGGGTACAGGCGGTGGTGGACGAGCTGCGGGGGGAGAAGATCGACATCGTCCCCTGGAGTCCGGATCCTTCCCAGTTCGTGGCCGCGGCCCTTCAGCCCGCAAAGGTGAGTCGGGTGGAGATCGACGAGGAGACCCGGACCGCCACCGTGATCGTACCCGACAACCAGCTCTCCCTGGCCATCGGCCGGGAAGGGCAGAATGCACGGCTGGCGGCGAAGCTCACCGGATGGCGGATCGACATCAAGAGCGAAACACAGGTGCGGGAGGCGGAGGCCCGTAAGCTGTTCCGGGATCTTACCCCCGAGGAGCTGGCGGAATCCACGGAGGTCCAGGAGGGAGCCTAG
- a CDS encoding ribosome maturation factor RimP translates to MERQAILRRVSQLAQPIADRMGLELVDVELEGQGSRTVLRILVDREGGVSVEDCARLSERVSRQLDLEDLFLHRYTLEVASPGLDRPLRRAGDFERFAGRLVEVTTVSEISGQRHFTGRLRGIVEGRVVVDLGRGREAHIPLGEIAQARLRVDPEEIRRDLRRR, encoded by the coding sequence ATGGAGCGGCAGGCGATTCTTCGGCGCGTGAGCCAGCTCGCTCAGCCCATCGCGGATCGGATGGGGCTGGAGCTGGTGGACGTGGAGCTAGAAGGACAGGGCTCCCGCACGGTCCTGCGGATCCTGGTGGATCGGGAGGGAGGGGTGTCCGTAGAGGACTGCGCCCGCCTGTCCGAGCGCGTCTCCCGTCAGCTGGACCTGGAGGATCTCTTCCTCCACCGCTACACCTTGGAAGTGGCCTCACCCGGGCTGGACCGACCCCTGCGCCGGGCCGGGGACTTCGAGCGGTTCGCGGGTCGGCTGGTGGAGGTCACTACCGTCTCCGAGATCTCCGGCCAGCGTCACTTTACGGGACGGCTCCGGGGGATCGTGGAGGGACGGGTGGTGGTGGATCTCGGAAGGGGCCGGGAGGCCCACATCCCCCTCGGGGAGATCGCTCAGGCACGGCTGCGGGTGGATCCCGAGGAGATCCGGCGGGATCTGCGTCGCCGCTAG
- the asnS gene encoding asparagine--tRNA ligase, whose product MEAKWIRVREVGRHVGEEVELRGWLYDKRSSGKVRFLLVRDGSGILQAVLAKPEASDDLLAQYDVLTQESALIVRGMVREDARAPGGYELAVREIELVHRAEGYPITPKEHGIEFLLDHRHLWLRSRRPHAVLRIRAEVIRAAEEYLQAHGYLRVDAPILTPLAVEGTTTLFKVDYFDRKAYLTQSGQLYMEAAAMAFGRVYCLGPTFRAEKSKTRRHLTEFWMLEPEAAYLDLDGCMALAEGLVVAIVEAVLDRCRRELGVLGRETEALERVRPPFARISYDEAVRRVNEAGLWMRWGEDFGGDEETILSRAFDRPVFVHRYPAACKAFYMQPDPERPEVVLNFDLLAPEGYGEIVGGGQRIHDLSLLERRLSEHGLPPQPYAWYLDLRRYGSVPHAGFGLGIERTVAWICGLDHVREAIPFPRLLYRLGP is encoded by the coding sequence ATGGAGGCGAAGTGGATCCGCGTGCGCGAGGTGGGCCGGCATGTGGGGGAGGAGGTGGAGCTGCGGGGATGGCTCTATGACAAACGGAGCAGCGGCAAGGTCCGGTTCCTCCTGGTGCGGGACGGGTCCGGAATCCTGCAGGCGGTCCTTGCCAAGCCCGAAGCCTCGGACGACCTCCTGGCGCAATACGATGTCCTCACCCAGGAAAGCGCCCTCATCGTCCGGGGGATGGTGCGGGAGGACGCCCGGGCACCGGGCGGGTACGAGCTGGCGGTTCGGGAAATCGAGCTGGTGCATCGGGCAGAAGGGTATCCCATTACCCCGAAGGAGCACGGGATCGAGTTCCTGCTGGACCACCGGCACCTATGGCTGCGCAGCCGCCGGCCACACGCGGTGCTCCGCATCCGGGCAGAGGTGATCCGGGCCGCGGAGGAGTACCTGCAGGCTCACGGATATCTCCGGGTGGACGCGCCCATCCTCACCCCCCTCGCGGTGGAGGGGACCACCACCCTCTTCAAGGTGGACTACTTCGACCGCAAGGCCTATCTCACCCAGAGCGGGCAGCTGTACATGGAGGCCGCGGCCATGGCCTTCGGCCGGGTGTACTGTCTGGGCCCCACCTTCCGAGCCGAGAAGTCGAAAACGCGGCGCCACCTCACGGAGTTCTGGATGCTGGAGCCGGAGGCCGCCTACCTCGACCTCGATGGGTGCATGGCGCTTGCGGAGGGACTCGTGGTGGCCATCGTGGAGGCCGTGCTGGACCGGTGCAGGCGGGAACTGGGGGTCCTGGGGCGGGAGACGGAAGCCCTGGAGCGCGTTCGACCTCCGTTTGCCCGCATCTCCTACGACGAGGCGGTGCGCCGGGTCAACGAGGCAGGGCTTTGGATGCGGTGGGGCGAGGACTTCGGTGGGGACGAGGAGACGATCCTCAGCCGTGCCTTCGACCGTCCCGTATTCGTGCACCGCTACCCCGCCGCCTGCAAGGCCTTCTACATGCAGCCCGATCCGGAACGCCCGGAGGTGGTGCTGAACTTCGACCTTCTGGCCCCGGAAGGGTACGGGGAGATCGTCGGCGGCGGCCAGCGGATCCACGATCTGAGCCTGCTGGAACGGCGACTTTCCGAGCACGGGCTGCCGCCACAGCCCTACGCGTGGTACCTGGACCTGCGGCGGTACGGCTCGGTCCCCCATGCGGGGTTCGGGTTGGGGATCGAGCGGACGGTAGCTTGGATCTGCGGGCTCGACCATGTGCGGGAGGCCATCCCCTTTCCCCGCCTCCTCTACCGGCTGGGCCCCTGA
- the pfp gene encoding diphosphate--fructose-6-phosphate 1-phosphotransferase, with protein sequence MEGRGKDLGILVGGGPAPGINGVIGAVTIEARNRGLRVWGIYDGWQWLMQEDARTLRERGHVRELQIAEVSRIHFDGGSLLRTSRANPTRREEDLERVVSNLRELGIGYLVTVGGDDTAFAAARVCERARGTIRFAHVPKTIDNDLPLPGGAPTFGFHTAKQVGFELVRNLMEDSRTTNRWFFVSVMGRSAGHLALGIGKAAGATLTLIPEEFPERTSLALVADVLEAAMLKRRVMGREDGVAIVAEGILEQVPEEELAAQEGVRIVRDPYGHIRLAELDLAYILKSMVERRFAARGEQRTIVHKSIGYELRCAPPIASDSEYVRDLGYGAVRYLLEEEGSEGAMVCMEAGQLRYVDFTELLDPQTGRTRVRRVDLRSTAYRVARKYMIRLEPEDLQDPQMLRQLSAAAGMTPEAFRARYEPAAQLGVLTTDT encoded by the coding sequence ATGGAAGGTCGCGGGAAGGACCTGGGCATCCTGGTGGGAGGAGGGCCGGCACCCGGCATCAACGGAGTCATCGGAGCCGTGACCATCGAAGCCCGCAACCGGGGTCTCCGGGTGTGGGGGATCTACGACGGGTGGCAGTGGCTCATGCAGGAGGACGCCCGGACCCTGCGGGAGCGGGGGCATGTGCGGGAACTTCAGATCGCGGAGGTCTCCCGGATCCACTTTGACGGGGGATCCCTCCTCCGGACCTCCCGGGCGAACCCCACCCGGCGGGAGGAGGACCTAGAGCGGGTGGTCTCCAACCTCCGGGAACTCGGCATCGGATATCTGGTCACCGTGGGGGGAGACGACACCGCCTTCGCCGCAGCCCGGGTATGCGAACGGGCCCGGGGCACCATCCGGTTCGCCCACGTGCCCAAGACCATCGACAACGACCTCCCGCTCCCGGGTGGAGCCCCCACCTTCGGATTCCACACCGCCAAGCAGGTGGGCTTTGAACTGGTGCGCAACCTCATGGAGGATTCCCGCACCACGAACCGGTGGTTCTTCGTAAGCGTGATGGGTCGCAGCGCGGGGCACCTGGCCCTGGGCATCGGAAAGGCTGCGGGAGCCACCCTCACCCTCATTCCAGAGGAGTTCCCCGAGCGTACCTCCTTGGCCCTGGTGGCGGACGTGCTGGAGGCCGCCATGTTGAAGCGCCGGGTCATGGGCCGGGAGGACGGGGTGGCCATCGTGGCGGAGGGGATCCTGGAGCAGGTCCCGGAGGAGGAGCTCGCGGCGCAGGAGGGTGTCCGGATCGTACGGGATCCGTACGGACACATCCGTCTGGCGGAGCTGGATTTGGCGTACATCCTGAAGAGCATGGTGGAGCGGCGATTTGCGGCCCGAGGGGAGCAACGCACCATCGTGCACAAGAGCATCGGGTACGAGTTGCGGTGCGCTCCGCCCATCGCCTCGGACTCCGAGTACGTGCGGGACTTGGGCTACGGCGCGGTGCGCTACCTTCTGGAGGAGGAAGGGTCTGAGGGGGCCATGGTGTGCATGGAGGCCGGGCAGCTGCGCTACGTGGACTTCACGGAGCTCCTGGACCCGCAGACGGGCCGGACCAGGGTGCGGCGGGTGGACCTCCGCTCCACCGCCTACCGGGTGGCCCGGAAGTACATGATCCGCCTGGAGCCGGAGGACCTGCAGGACCCGCAGATGCTGCGGCAGCTGAGCGCGGCCGCCGGGATGACACCGGAGGCCTTCCGGGCCCGATACGAACCCGCAGCACAGCTGGGGGTCCTCACCACAGATACCTGA
- a CDS encoding AAA family ATPase, translating into MGRIVALVNQKGGCGKTTTAVNLGACLAALGFRVLLVDLDPQANATVSLGLEPAELPHTIYHVITESRSEEGGVSLEDILRPSTVPGLVVAPSSIDLAAAELELVARIGREHVLRRKLEPVRDRYDFVVIDTPPSLGLLTLNALVAADQVVIPIQTHYYALLGMRQLLRTLQMVRDEIGHRVEILGVLATMYDGRNNLSREILRGIHEFFGEKVFQTTIHFSIKLVESSMAGVPIFLHLPQSRGAQEYMSLAKEVVAREQIAGGTPARNSGPYSGHEPEAARAGSSHPPGADE; encoded by the coding sequence GTGGGACGCATCGTGGCCCTCGTCAACCAGAAGGGCGGCTGCGGGAAGACCACCACCGCGGTGAACCTCGGTGCGTGCCTGGCGGCCCTGGGCTTCCGGGTGCTGCTGGTGGACCTGGATCCGCAGGCGAACGCCACCGTGAGCCTGGGATTGGAACCCGCGGAGCTCCCGCACACCATCTACCACGTGATCACGGAGAGCCGATCGGAGGAAGGCGGCGTCTCCCTGGAGGACATCCTGCGGCCCTCCACGGTCCCCGGCCTCGTGGTGGCGCCGTCCTCCATCGACCTGGCGGCCGCGGAGCTGGAGCTCGTAGCTCGGATCGGGCGGGAGCACGTGCTGCGGCGGAAGCTGGAGCCCGTGCGGGATCGGTACGATTTCGTTGTCATCGACACCCCCCCTTCCCTAGGGCTGCTGACCCTGAACGCGCTGGTGGCCGCGGACCAGGTCGTCATCCCGATCCAGACCCACTACTACGCCCTGCTGGGCATGCGGCAGCTGCTGCGCACCCTGCAGATGGTGCGGGACGAGATCGGCCACCGGGTGGAGATCCTGGGGGTGCTGGCCACCATGTACGACGGCCGCAACAACCTCAGTCGGGAGATCCTGCGGGGGATCCATGAGTTCTTCGGGGAGAAGGTTTTCCAGACCACCATTCACTTCAGCATCAAACTGGTGGAGTCCTCCATGGCGGGGGTTCCCATCTTCCTGCACCTGCCCCAGTCGCGGGGGGCGCAGGAGTACATGAGCCTTGCAAAAGAGGTGGTGGCACGTGAGCAGATCGCGGGAGGAACTCCGGCGCGGAATTCGGGCCCTTATTCAGGACACGAGCCAGAAGCTGCGCGAGCTGGAAGCAGCCATCCCCCCGGAGCGGACGAGTAG